From the genome of Kwoniella dejecticola CBS 10117 chromosome 3, complete sequence:
GAGTGACAGTAATCATCCCTCGAGCGAATCAGCCAAATTGTGTTTGAAACTgatatcatgcatgcatTCCTCGCAGATAAAATCGTGGGAAGTTGAGTTGTCTACGAATTCATATTATAGAAATTCCCTAAGCCTtaaggggaaggggaaaccCCAATAACGTTAGTTCGGTGCCCGGTTCTGCAGCAGGGCAGGTCCGACGCGGTCAGTTTCGGGGGTTTTCGACTCCTGCCCTAGTTAGCTATCAAAAGTCCAGATCAAAAAGTTCCGGCGGTCTTCAAGCCTAGACTTCTAGACTttattcttctcttctcttctcttcttccccgcAAAGGTTTCATATGCCCTAAgtcagcagcagctgcaCGAAGCAGCAGGACAAGGCGTGATTAGTCCAAATTACGACAAACTGGTCTGCGGCACACTTTAATCTCCCTTGAGACGAGATCTTCCTCCCCCCTCAACCCCCGTaccagacccagacccagacccagagcGCGGTGCGCGGTCCTTATCTCAAACACCAAAATCAGAAAACCCTTAGACACGCGGTTAACTTGATTTCTGCCATGATACCTACGTCCTCGTTTTTGGACTCGAGCTTTAAGATGATAGTAACAGGGGGTTGAAGGAAGGTAGGTGATGGGTAAAACGGTGACATACATCATTTCCTTATGAGTTGATTGAGCCTTGAATTTTGTGTATACAGCAATCTTACTACTACGAACTATGGATTAACACTGATGCACGACTTGGTCGATAATACACGACCCCTCAAATACCACGACACACAAGAAAACACACAGTTCGCCAACCCCTTCCTTTCGGATCACGGATGTAATTATAAAACCTTGATCATCAAAGCTCagtcgacatcaacatcaacatcaacaccaaaTTCAAGCATCAATCCACTAGAAGATCCACTCAGAGGCTCTAGGATCCACTTCCCTAGCTTTGTAGGAGGACACGAAGGCGATCTTTCTATCGTCTGTCTATCTCACTTGTTGGGCTTAACCTAGACACTTGTCAACCATCAACCGATTATTCACCGAGTGTAGTGTTGAGCACACATCATCCACACATCACTAGCGCATTCCAACCCCTCAACCCATCAGAACCAATACAGAAACAAAAACGCTTCGACCTCGCTCTAGACCTGCCGAGACTCGCAGTATCAGTTTCAGTATCCCAAGAGGAATGTGCTTGCGCTTGTTGATCGTCAAGTAGATCCAAAGGACAGGTCGAGATACGAAAGAGGTAAAGACGAAACCACCTCGAACAGCAAAGAACCGTGCGCCCCTATTATTCATTCTCGCAGGCGCAGCTTAGCCTCTCAAccatctcatcagcatcagtccGCTACCATCAAATTGCCGCGATTTCCCTCACTCCTCACTCCTCACTCAATCACATAATCAATGGACATCATACGAAAACGATATCGCATGTTCGCATAATATATCTCgccatcaagaaagccatAGCAACTCGAGGTAACACCGTGCTCAATTCGTTCATAAACTTAACAAATAGATATCTTTGGCCAGGAAGGATTTCTCATTGAGCGCGCAAAAAAGGTCCTTTGGCATTTACAAAGTGGTGAGTGCTCATTCTGCCCTGTGAGCCTCTAGATCTCAGCTGCGAGCTTTGTGCTAAGCTCACTCAATGGACGACCAGATTTTCAACGCCTCATTGGCCATCCGAGTAATCTTAGTCGCCATCAAGCCGAAGCCGAATACAAAGGTCTCGATCATTAGGCTTTCCTTTCATTCCAAACACGCTTTAGAACACGCTAAGGAGCCCTTGGACTTGGGATATCTCCGAATCAGGATAGCTTTTTCTCATTGGTCTATCAAAGGAGACTGAGCTTCACACAGTCGTTCTATCATCAACCTACACATCCTTTTATCGCCAAATTCCGCGAACTCAatctcaccctcaccaaTTCTCATTGAGCGGGATTACAGCAATCGCAATTCATCGCAGGCGATTTCGTATGACTAGAGACTAGAGGCAGGCGCAACGGAATGGAGGGGTGATTCTGATCGAATCAAAGTGAAGTAGTCAGGACAAGAAGATTTCTTCCTGATTTCCTCAATCATCGGTCAATAACCGGTCTGTCATCTGAAagttcaaggtgagttcaatcAACCTATGAGTGTCTATGCTGCATCCTGCATGTTTTGAAACCCCTCGGCACATTATCAAGGATTCGGACAAAGGGTCATTTGGAATTGTTCGCCTTACTCGAAACATCATCGAAAAGTTGACCCCTCCCCGTGTCACccttttcattctcatttgATTGTCAGATTCAATCCATAATCCAGACCTTCTGATCGCCTTTTTCGCCCCTTTCCTTAGATTTACCTTTGCATTATTCCAGCCTAGACTGTCCTTTATCCCTGTACAAGCGCTTGGCCTGTGCATGTCGACTgtttttcctctttctttttccCATATCAATCAGATGATGAACATCAAAGCTTAATATTGACATTTAGCGTTGTTATCAATTTTTCTAGACATTCCTGCCCTGTTGTGCCCTTCAGAATGGcatcacctccatcatcatttGGTTCACCCGAATTACTCTGTTCTCCCACCTCACCGACGATAACATTCTCAGGTGATATTCCACCCGTTCCAGACCCCAAGGCAGCCTCAGCTTTCGCAGCGACTTCTCCTCTCGGACGATCCCCTTCGCCATACGCTGGATTAGGTCATCAGCGATCACGGTCAGAAACTGCTCATTTCCTGCGACCCAAAACCTGCTTTCCCAATAATCATCAGTACACACCTCCGACGTCGACTTCGAACCTGACTCCCTTCGTAGAGATGGTTCAACCTCATTCTCCCCTGCATCACCAACGGCCCTCCTCACCCTTTAATTCCGGATCAGTACcatcagtcagtcacttTCCGGTTGGCGGACCTCATTCTCATAACCACGTCTCATCTTATGCGTCGTCCTCCCACCGCTTCCCGCCATTTGCGGCAGCAGCTGGAGGTCAAGGAGCCTTTTCAGCTTCGTCGACTCCTTCCCAATCACACTTTCCCAATCATTTTGTAGCACCGCATTCGCCTCCTTACGATCACGCTGGTCCATCCACACTACGTCGATACGCATCCCAAGGTCATCGATCCCAGTGGAAATTGAGACAACGAGCTACATCCGGGTCTCACGATTCGAATCTGCGCTGCTCGCCCGATTGCACCGCTGCCGAAGTCCCTTATCACCTTCTGGATACTGTCATTGGCCGAGCAAGTGTCAGCGACTTGCGCAGAATTACCACAAAGCCAATCAAGAGGAAAGCcgcggatgacgaggatatagagatggaagaagaactcacACCTTCTGCTACCCGTCCGAACATCCAGACTCGGCGGAGCCGCACCAGAACCTCTTTTCAAGGGCCTGGGCCCGTCACACCGGTTTTCGGTAATTCATTTGCTAAACCGCTAGCATTCGATCGGAAATTACTACAGAGCACCCCGCCTCTACCTCCTGTAGATCATCTTCGCGACCCGCCACTAGAAGGTGACTTCTTCGCCAACTATTTAAAATCAGGACTTGGCATCCATATGACATCGAATGCTATACTAGCTCACGGCATCGAACCTGAACTACCGTTCGACCTACCCCGATCCTCATCTGCTCCTGCCGTACCTCTTCTAGCTCAGCGCGATAGAGATTTGAGTGATGCCTCTGCGGATTCCGCCATATCAGCCGACGCTCTCGGCACTCACCACTTCGCGCATCAGGAGAAGAGTCATGATACGATCTCGCCGGTGGTCGCTTCTCCACAGCATCTGCCCGTCGCAAATCACGGAATAGGCTTACCGCCCGTTTCAAGCCGgttttcctccttcagctcaGCTAGAAGGTTGGATCTAGGGGAGAAAGTAGGCTCGATAGGTCAAATTGTTGGTGATGCGTCAGAACTGACATCGTATCTGGGCGAAGATCTCGCTGCGGCACTCAAACAACGCCTACAGCCTGAACAAAGCGAGATGGTCaaagagatcaagaggaaagaggaagtgcTCAGTGAAGCTGAGTGGAGTTTCGATGTGCCCTTAAATAAGGTATTCGGCGATGTTGTACGAGATTGGATTAAAGGCGTTGAGGACAAAGAACATCTTCAGGTGGTAGAGTGAGTCTTTTTACTGCTGACTAGCTTTCCGATCGGAGTtgtagctgatgatgtactGTATCTCCAGATATGGATGCCACAAGGAGACACCCAATCCTGTGCTAGCAGAGACCGTCAAGACCCTAGCACTTCGATCAGCCCGTCCAGGACAGCCAAAAAAGGTATTATCGGTCACTCATCAATGCGATATCGATTTCGACACTCGGCTACTGCAAGCCAATCTAAGcaatcatcctcaatccTATCGCAAGATAAGATCGATCCCCTCACCAATGATCTTGACCTCGTTCAGCTTCTCCGGATTCATCGATCCTTCTTTACCGCCAAACTCGATCGACGTTGCGCTATGTACGAATGAGCTAAGTAAGCTTCACGGTGCGATCCAACCCAAACCTTTACACATGTTCACCTCTCAGGCcgaagagcgagaacaaCGGTCCGAAAAAGATCTCAGTGCATGGCTCAAAGTTCGCGCCAAGGAGGTCAAATCTGGTGGTATACTAGCGTTCTCGTTTGCAGTAAGGACCGCTCCGACACTTACGGCTGAGCGTGATCGATCTCAAGGCCGGCGGACACCAAATGCAGAAGGTATTACTGGTACCGGCATGAAATCTCGTCCACCTAAAGGATCACCTGGTAATTATTCGATGAGTCTACCTACCTCTCCTCGAACATCGGTAGACGACAGTATGGCCGATGGCAACATTGTTGCGGCCACAAATATCACTCCAATGACCGAAATCAATAATAGTCCATTCGTACCTGGTCCTCCACTACCTTCTCCACCCATGACGTCCAGCGGCAAGACCCGAAAATACCGACCGGACATATGGCAAGCGATGTCCCATGCTCTGTCACCTGCGATCCAACGACTAGTCAGTTTAGGCGAGATCAAAACTCAAGTCGCACCTCTTTTGGTAGATGTACCCTATTGGCCTAGGACGTTGGAATCTATACAATCTACACTGTCAAAGAATTACAACGAGTGGGAAACCCTCATTCAACCATCCGCCGTCGGGCAAAGTTCAGAAGAGATGCTTCGAACTTCTTCGACTGAAAGTCGGGCTTCAGGATTGCATGAGAACGAATATTCACctgaagagaggaaagaatgggaagaatcAGGAGTGAAGATCTTCAGATTGACCCATCCGGCATGGATCGATTATCGGAAAGGTAAAATCGATCGAAATGGATATGCCAAGCGTATCTCGATGTACGTCAGATCAGTATATGAGAGTCATCTGAAGAAAGTGTTAAGAGAGAGGGGGAGGATGGATATCAGTCAGTGCGAGACGACTGTTCAAGAACTTGTGAGTCTCGCTGTCGTCACGTCGTTACGTCCTTACACCGTCTTTCCTACGCAATCGCCCGTTGCCCATTGACGCTTGACCCTTGACCTCAACCCTTGTACTGTAATCACTGTGCTGTAGAGAAAGCATGCTGATCTTGTTCGAATCCGAATTTGTGTTTAGTTCAAAGTACTAGTCGAGAAATGTGAATTGGGGGCATTGGACGCACTGGAGATCGATGTTGGGATAATTGTATTGCGAAGAAGGTAACCTCAGCATATGAGGAGAAGTGGACCAGGCGACGATGGAATGAGGCAACGAACGACAAGAACGACATTATTGACGTCTACTCGTACGACACAATACGAAATCTAATGAAACCTAATAACATGAATAACATAAGTTATATATAGATGATCCCCAAAACGTTGTATAGGAACACAGTGGTTAGTGGTACATGGAAAATCTGTTCATATCTCAGCATACAGCTTCTGAGCTGTGCATGTGCATCTGTTTTGACattatatatatatgcattTGACTTGTACGAGTGTTTCGTTTCGGCCTTCTAAATCTCCCCCTTCCCCGGAATATTGAGTTGGATAGGCAATGGACTGAAAGGTCGAGTGGTTTATGATCCTGTACAATACTGTACTGTAATGTAATGTACATCTGAtgaaatgatggatgaagacCAAGAGAGAAAGGAACGAAAGTATGATATCAACTGAGAAGTATAAATTTGTAGGATTGTTGGTATGTTCTGAATGAGGGGTGGATGAACAGTACAAAACAGAGCAAGAGCAGTACCAGAGTAACCAAGAACAAAAACCGGGAAAACGAACGATGCGAGGTATATCTGAGAATTAGGTATGATCATGAAGCACGAGGATATGATGTATATTGAATGGCTGTCAACTGATTTGAGGTACCAATGTGGAGAATCGCTCTTTGCCCTGTTTTTTCTATCGTCTCGACCTTTTCCTTTCTATCATATCTCTCCGATCTTAGCGATCTTCAGCTTTTCTGACGTACCTGGATGGTACTTGAAGTTGCTGATCACACGTCGACGTATAGTAAGATCGGTTCGCCCACTTCGTCGATCTCCGGTATGACACACTAGGTAGCACATTGTTTCAATCATCAGAACGTGTCGGCACAATCATGTCAAAGAGAAGGTTCGTTcagatcactcaccttcagatCGAACGCTTTGGCTAAGACGATTTTGAAAATCTTCTGGACGTTTATGGAATGTGATGTCGAGCAGAAGATCTGTTGTACATGataatcagctcatgcaGATCATTCCGGATCCTCTGTGGGGCCTATCCTGCTGAGTAcgctgatgactcaccagaGGAGCATGCATAGCTTTGGAGAATCGCTTAGCCTGCTTCGtgatttcttcttgctcttctcggGGGAATGAAGCGAATTGGTCGTATTTCGTCCCTATCAGGACCGGTATGGCGGTCTATCGTGACGATAACAATAGACAAAGTCAGTAAGGCCAGGTCAACCATTTCGTGCATATGCCAGAGGAGACCCATGTGAGAGTATTTCTCATGTGGTCACAACTCTCGATACGAGTGAGAatgtcatatcatatcagaaCTCACCTTATTGAAACCCCTTGCTTGTCTATACCACTCCTTCACACTATTCAAAGTCGCTTTCCTCGTTAGGTCAAACATGAATAATATCGCGACTGCGTCATTCGATACTAGCGGTAACATCGAAACAAATTCTCGTTGACCACCTAAATCCCATATCTAGGCATCGCAAAGCAATTAGATCAAGTTTCATCAGCTGGAACTGATCAATGAAATGACAGCTCATTGCGTGAAGTGGACTTACCGAAAATGTTATCTCTGTATTTCGTATTGTTATAGCCTTCTCCATAAAATTCACTCCTAGCGTTTGTATGTAATCCTCGCTGATAGTCGCGAGGTGCTGATCAGCTGAGGCATCGTAGAGCCTGACTCCACAGCTGAGACTATATACGAGCGCAACACTCACTCGAAACTCCCTTCTACGTATTTGACCATCAATGACGTTTTACCTATCTGGGAATCGCCGACCATCCCGACTTTCAATACGATACTGCAGCACGTACGCATTGTCAGCTACTCCAGAGCATTTAAAGAGGGGTTATCCCTTGGCCGGGAGGATTATATATATGGAAAGCGATACTTACGAATTCCGGTCTCCTCCTTCGCCGCCTGATACCCTTCCACTGCCCGAGCCGGATGATGTGTATCCTTGGTCCGTCATGATGCTGTTTGAGGCTGAATGGCGCGAAATGGGTCGGGAGGAGTTTCAAAGGATAAGCTGAGGGATGGCGATGGAGAACGGTATAAATGAGCTGGAAATCTAGCTTGCTAAACGGTCCGAAGGAGGGGtattgacgaagatgaaggacTGGTAATGCCGAAGAGCGTTTCAATCAATGTGCTGATATTGAAAAGGATGAGCAAGCACACTGCTGATAAGCTGAGGATTTAATCACCTCGGAGTGCTTGCGATGCGAAGTAGAGATGGATCGAAtgcaaaggaaaggaagtTATGATTTTATGCTGGTCCTGCTTGTTCAACCAGGAAACGGAGCTCGGACCTGTTTTATGATGGTCGATTGATGGGACCGGACAGAGAAAGAAAGTGGATTTTTTTGGTGGTTTGAGTGATTTTCGTGAGAGCGTGAGTGATCGTTAGGGAGCGTGCGAGTGTGAGACTATCTGAGCTGTATCGAGATctagagaaggagagaaatGTCTGTTTGTAAGACTGAtttgttgcttgttgcttgttgcttgttgcttttgcttttgcgCATAGACGTCTTGGAGAACGCGTCGACATTATACTAAATGGGAGGATGATTTACATTTCATGTTGATTTCCTTCGCATCTACCGAACCCAATTGTCACTTTCGGCCTTCATAGATGACTGTCGATGAAAACCGATATATGACATCGAACTTGGCTACTTCAGCAGACTACAAGAAGAGAGCGACCCAATATGTCGCTAGCAAGACTGGCACGCTCTGCACCCAGATGTCTTGCTCGTCAGCCGAGCCGCCAGCTGCCAAAATATGGGGCTTTATCGAAAAATAACCTCCGAAGTGCCCGCCTAAGCCATACGACCGTTTGCACCCTTCTTGTGAAGCGACATGCATCGACAGCTACTGCTATCAAGCCTCCCGAGCCAATACCGATACCGACTGAAATTATCACACCGCCGATAAAGCCAGTACCGGGTGCAGGGGATATCACGCCTGTGTTAGAAGATATACGGAACATGCTAGACAGTCAGATAGGGGGCGATGATGTGTGGTCGAGAAGACTGCGAGATACTTTAGACGACCTGACAGCAGAACGCAGAGGGCGAATAGCGGGTATGTTCCTGGAACAGACATGATTCTGCGCGGCAGTGACTGACAGCTGATAATCCATTATGTGCTCGGCAGTCATCGGAGATGATCTCGCTGGACCGAAAGATGTGGTATCTGCTCTACTGCAAGATCCCCTGGCAGACACGGATGAGAGTCGAGCAGCTTTGTTGAGTAGACATGAAGGTGCGAACATCGAGGTGTTCCAGATTGGGTAAGTTGTCTCCATCTGACTCGGCGGAATAGTTTCGAGTCGTTCAGATGCTGAGTCAAATCAATGAGTAGTCACGGTCCGTTGCCGCaacgagaagcagaagcttTGTCCTTGAACGCTTCGTGGCTCCAAGCTACAGGCTATGACGTTGTAGAAGTCAATAGTGGGCGACAGATCCTTCATAGAGTGGTAAGGAGATGAGAGCTGATGCTATCGATTGCAGTAAAAACGGCCGAAGATACAATTTCGACCCTTCTTTCAACCGATTCCTTACTGCTAGTCTTGGATCCTATTCGGCTGATCGATACTCCCCAATTGTCAGCCATACTTCCCCTTGTTCTCTCTCGCGGATCAGTACATTTCGTCATCAATGGACACCTGCCTCCTCATACCTCTCAATCAGCTATCGAAAGCAAATTACGCGATCAACTCTCTCGCATAAAGGTTGATCCGATAGACGATGTCACCTTCAATCCCGCCAACATTCCTATATCGTTtgtgaaagctgagaaagcttTGGACGCTCTTGATGCCTTAGCAGCGGGTCTGGGAGATAATGGaccctcaacctcgacatcgaaAACAAAAGCTTTCGAAATTTTCCAACGACAGTTTCTGGAGTCTCACATTGGTCCACTtcaatcttctcttctcagTTCCCTACAATCCTTCCCTGAACCTCAGCTATCCACCGCTCGACAAAATGCCGCTCTTGCCCTTTCGCACATCGAGAAGGTGATATCGCATGATCGAGATATCGTAAAGGACGCTCAACACACCGTCTCGGAACTGCGTCGAGGCGCTTCTCAAGGCGCATCGAAAGCCAAGCATCTCAGCGTCGCCAGCAGAGGTATAGAGGGTGGTTTGGTAGAAGGTAGTGTGGAGTACGATATGGATCGAGTGAAGAGCGGGCTGGAAGAGAAATTCTTGGGAAGATTAAGCTGGTTAGGCTTGATAGGAAGGACACGGGTGGATGATATCCAATTTGAGCTTTCGAGCTATCTATCGAACCAATTTGGGAAAGACTTAGAAAGGCAGATTATCTTCGAAACTGGCCAATTATCGAATCTGCAATTACATCTAGACCATAAATCCGATCATACAATACGGCGACTTTCGCATCCTACCCATACACCATCGACCACCCACCCTTTCACATCGCCTTTACTTCTCAATCACTTATCGACGTTATCCTTATCTATCCCTCCTCTGTCGCCTACGTCGCTCTTAACGCCCATCTCCACACGGCGAGATCAACTCCTGAATCAATCTATACCGCGCTTACATTCCTCTGCTCAACGAGCTTTGCTGACCACCTACGCAACGTCTTTGTTGGGTGTATCGTTATCGTGGATCAGCTATGTGCCGCCTATCAGTCTGAACTCGGGAGCTACCGCCGCAGGATTAGGTATACTGAGTATCGTAGCTTCCCTAGCACTCGGTCAGAGGTTGTGGGGCAAGGCGCAAAAGAAGTTCTGGagagattggaagaggataACACATATGATGAAAGGTGAtctcgaggtgagttgctgtATTTATGGGATACCCTTGAGCATTagacgaggggaagaagggaaaaaCATCCATGACCTGACTGAGCTTGGAACTGGGGCTGAAATTGACCACTGGAATATGATGCTCGTAGACACGTTTCGACGCCGCATTGCAAACTCAAGTACTGGCAAAACCACTAGCGGCGGCTGATGGGCTGGAAAAGCTCATAGAGAAACGTGAGAAGAGGTTGGACGAGTTGCAGGATACGGTGAACTCGTTGAGTAAGAGGATATAGCGGTATATGCTTTGGTCGGATTGGACTCGGCACTATTCATATATCATCGGATGGTATGGAAATCTCGTACTTTGAGGATGATAAAATGCGTCCCCGTAAATACCTTGCATATTGATATATCGCCACTAGTCAAATGCAGCATACTTCATGCActggcattggcattggcatgGTCATCGAGATCGTTATTCCGATCTTCCTTCGAACCGTATCTGTGTGGACATATCGAGTACCAAATTTCACAATGACAGCACTCTCGAGGAAGCACAGACAACTCTCTCTTCACACAAGATCATTCATTGACACTAAATCATCAAGATTACGGGAAGGGAGATTGATAATCATTTCAAATCATATTCGCCATCCCGTATCTACTTCTATACTTCTCCGATCCCGTCGTATTGGCCCTCATAATTTTCGCTTGCGGCATCACGGTTATATATGGTCTCGCGAAGCtgcttgctgaagaagggagagtTGGCGATTCAGGCATCGGATAatctgagcttgatcgtGACTTGCGTGTACCCGTATCcgtctttgtcttcgtgcccctctgcatcttcgaCTGCAGTCGTGATTGAGGCTGTATCGAATTGGTTCCTTCATTTTCGTTGACTGCAAGATCCAAATCCAACGATCTTtgaagtgaagaagaagaaggttgaCTCCTCGTATGGCTCTGCGCTCGAGCCGTAATCGCTTTGGTAATCCTCGCTTCATGGACGTCGATTGTCGAATATGTCGGAGTCAACTCttcactcccacttccaTTATGACTCTCAGTTCCCATCGGCGAATGCGCGCCTTGTTGCTGCATGAAGCCAGGTCTGGGATTGGGCAGATACATCTCTGTTGGCGCTTCCGATGATAATGCAGAAGGTATTTCAGATAGATCAGATTGATATGTCCTTCTATCTCTAGATGTCTCTTTCAGCCAGGTGGCAGGCTGTATAGCTGTAGCAGTAGCTGTGGTGGTAGAGGTACTGCCATGTTTCGAATCGCCTATCCACGTATGCAGAACATCCACAGATCAGCGTCCGCAAGCTTCTCAGCT
Proteins encoded in this window:
- a CDS encoding septum-promoting GTP-binding protein 1; this encodes MTDQGYTSSGSGSGRVSGGEGGDRNSIVLKVGMVGDSQIGKTSLMVKYVEGSFDEDYIQTLGVNFMEKAITIRNTEITFSIWDLGGQREFVSMLPLVSNDAVAILFMFDLTRKATLNSVKEWYRQARGFNKTAIPVLIGTKYDQFASFPREEQEEITKQAKRFSKAMHAPLIFCSTSHSINVQKIFKIVLAKAFDLKCVIPEIDEVGEPILLYVDV